The genomic segment TATACTAGCAGCAGCCGCACTGTGGTGAGCTCTTTCCCCTATCTTTTTGAAGGAGAAATCTGCGATTCCACAGTTGCAGGTGTGTCACTCTCACGCTTGCAGGTAAAGACGGACCTTTGGATTACTGGAGCTTAAAAGCAGTTTAGGATTGTGATCTTCTTCTGGTGACTCTAGACTTGCAAGCAGTTTGTGGAAGAGGAACGGCATCGAGGCAGGTTCTTTGCTTTGTGTGTGTAATTTCGTCAGAGCATATTcttagacttgttagtaatgtgGGTGAAAGTTTTGATGCTGGCTTTTGCAGGTGAGGAAACATAGACTTGGCTTTGACCCATGGTGGTGAGTGATGAAAATCTTTTTCAGTCGAAGCTGTTTTAGATTGGTATGGTTTGGTTCAAGAAGCACTCTGCTTGTTGATGAGAGGTACATATTTGCTCACCGTTTTATCATATCATTGATACAGTTGTGATCGTAGGCGTTTGGTATTTGCATTGTAGGCTAAACTGTTCTTTTCATGAGTTCAATGGGAGATGCATATGTCATTGTTAGTCTAAATTGCAGCGACTAATAGTGATTTTCTTGTACAGAGTTTATTGTTACACCCACAGCTGATTGCGTTGGCAGATAAGAGGGGCGGTAAAGCAGAGCGATCATGTTTATAGTCAGTATTCAGTTTTCAGAGTGGCAGTGTCTTTCACAACTTAACGTGACAAAGTATGATTTGtttgaataaaagccctatttGATCACAAATTCAACTTACATTATACTTCCTCTAGATGTGCTCTTAGGATgttttgaattatttatttgtgtTCCATGATCATCTATGTGAAACTAGTTGAGTGGTGGAAAACACTACACACTAAGAAAAGTAGAAAATTTGGTCTCTTGTTGCTACCTGGCTATATACCAAGCCAAGGTAATTGGCCTCTTtgccacaaaaaaaaattggttttaaaATTGCTTCGAAGTTTACATTTGTTTTCCCCCCTTGAAACATAACAAAAGGAGCTGAGTTAATGAactgaaaacataaaacattagGTAGTTTTACCAAATGCCCAACTATTTAATATGCTGAAATGTGGGTAATTAGCACCTAAATCAAATTATAGGATAATAAATGCAATAAACAGCAAAACCCATTAGAGGAAAGTGAATAGAGAAAAAGTAGAAAGAGTGTGACAAAATagcaacaaagaaaaatatgagtTTCGACTTTTCTTTCATAAAtctgtgagtttttttttttttttttctcaaataaaTCTGTGAGTTGAAATGAAAGATTAAGCCCTTTTTATTTAGAaatcttattaatttttattaatagttttGTGATCTCTCAGGAAGTTAGGAAGGAAAGGGAAGCCATTGTCTCAATTACTCCGTCCCCCTTTGATCAATCTCTACGTAAAAAGCACGAACCTTTAAACCCGGTCCTGTTCTGTCCGCACACACACAAAAGCATTAAGATCACCCCCTCTTTTGTCCgtatcctctcttctctcttctctctctatgGGCAACGTGAACGCGAGAGACGAAGCGAACAgtagccaccaccaccacaacaacaacaacaacaacaacaacaacgcatCTCCACTCGAAGACAACAACGACGGTGAGATTCATCAACCCATGTCTTCTTCCGACACCACCGCACCTCCTCCTCCTGAGCTCATGGGTCAATCTCCTCCTCAATCTCCTCGCGCCACTCAATCTCCTCTCATGTTTGCTCCTCaggtttctctctctccttctccttccCCCCAGATTCACTTTCCCTTTTAAAAGACAGATCtgaagaaattaaataaaaaagtttgaatcttttttcATTTAGGTTCCGGTGCTTCCTCTTCAAAGACCAGATGAAATCCACATCCCTAACCCTTCCTGGATGCAATCTCCTTCCTACGAAGAGGCTTGTAACGAGCAAGGTATCCCCACCATGATCACTTGGTGCCATGGTGGTAAGGAGATTGCTGTCGAAGGTTCTTGGGATAATTGGAAGACAAggtctttcctttttctttctgtttgtctttttttttcaaatctctcattgttgtgttttgttttggtatcaGAAGTCGGCTTCAGAGATCTGGGAAAGACTTCACTATAATGAAAGTCCTACCTTCAGGTGTCTATGAGTACAGGTTCATCGTTGATGGGCAGTGGAGGCATGCCCCTGAGCTCCCTCTCGCTCGTGATGACGCTGGCAACACTTTCAACCTCTTAGACCTCCAGGTAATGAAACCTTTaggatgagagagagagactattGAGGTGTGTATAGGGAATGCAAAGGGAGATCTTTAATAGTTTCTGATAGGCAGAGATATGGTTTTGGTGGTTGTGTGCAGGACTATGTACCAGAAGACATTGAAAGCATATCTGGTTTTGAGCCACCGCAATCACCAGAAGCTAGTTACAGCAGCTTGCTTCTAGGAGCCGAGGACTACTCCAAAGAACCGCCTCTGGTTCCGCCGCATTTGCAGATGACGCTGCTGAACTTGCCTCCAGCCAGCCCTGACATTCCGTCACCGCTGCCGAGACCTCAGCACGTCATCCTCAACCATCTCTACATGCAGAAAGGCAAAAGCGGTCCGTCTGTGGTTGCCCTTGGTTCCACTCACCGT from the Raphanus sativus cultivar WK10039 unplaced genomic scaffold, ASM80110v3 Scaffold3742, whole genome shotgun sequence genome contains:
- the LOC130506860 gene encoding SNF1-related protein kinase regulatory subunit beta-2-like isoform X1, which encodes MGNVNARDEANSSHHHHNNNNNNNNNASPLEDNNDGEIHQPMSSSDTTAPPPPELMGQSPPQSPRATQSPLMFAPQVPVLPLQRPDEIHIPNPSWMQSPSYEEACNEQGIPTMITWCHGGKEIAVEGSWDNWKTRSRLQRSGKDFTIMKVLPSGVYEYRFIVDGQWRHAPELPLARDDAGNTFNLLDLQDYVPEDIESISGFEPPQSPEASYSSLLLGAEDYSKEPPLVPPHLQMTLLNLPPASPDIPSPLPRPQHVILNHLYMQKGKSGPSVVALGSTHRFLAKYVTVVLYKSLQR
- the LOC130506860 gene encoding SNF1-related protein kinase regulatory subunit beta-2-like isoform X2; its protein translation is MGNVNARDEANSSHHHHNNNNNNNNNASPLEDNNDGEIHQPMSSSDTTAPPPPELMGQSPPQSPRATQSPLMFAPQVPVLPLQRPDEIHIPNPSWMQSPSYEEACNEQGIPTMITWCHGGKEIAVEGSWDNWKTSRLQRSGKDFTIMKVLPSGVYEYRFIVDGQWRHAPELPLARDDAGNTFNLLDLQDYVPEDIESISGFEPPQSPEASYSSLLLGAEDYSKEPPLVPPHLQMTLLNLPPASPDIPSPLPRPQHVILNHLYMQKGKSGPSVVALGSTHRFLAKYVTVVLYKSLQR